TATATTAACAcaagaataaaataataattgttcaTTTGGCCAAACtggtacaaaaataatatttcaacataaaaaaaataaacaatgctaTCACCATCTTGTGCTATAAATGTCAATACATGAACAATGGAttcaaaataaaatgattgaGAATACTAAGTTACTTAATCAAAACTTTGGTTTTAGCTGAAAATTATGAATGAACTAAAAGGATCTGGTCAGTAAAAACCATGTTCTTCCTAGGGATACAAGCTAAACAAGaccatgttcatttttttttatatatcatcccctcccccttttttaagtgaGTTCCAAGTTATAATGTTAAATGAATGATGACATGATTTAATTGACATTTGTAACACCTGAGGAGACAATAAATGCACAAATTGGTATGTAAACTATGTACGGTACCtatcataaataataataatatccaTGTTATATATAATAACTTAATCTCATTTAGAGGCCGATTGTTGAATGCAGGAAAGTCTGGATGAAATGATAAATGACAAGTCCTGAATTGTTATGAAAGTATTCGGATAGCCTGAGTTGGTGTTTGGAGACAAACTGGACAAAGACGGTCCATAACAGGCTTTTCCACAATCAAACTCGCACACTCCATACAAAACAGATTGTGTCCACATGGTACAAGAGCTGCAACAATGTTACTTTCTGAACACATTAAACACTGTCGCCCATTAAGTGTTGGAACTTTAACAGGACAGGATATTCCTCCGATCATTTTCGGTGAATCAACAACACTGTTGATGATTGATGCACTAATGCTGTCACTGGACATCATATCTTGATCGCATGAACTTGGAGCATAGCTTGCAGTAGTTGTGATGTTTCCAAAAGCAGTTGAAACAGTGGTGGTTGACGAGGGAATGAAATCACCATTCATATGACGGACTAGATCGGCAACTGGTGGTGAATTCTGACCACTGGACTGGCTGTTGGAATCTGTAAGTGGTGGTGATAGACTGTGTTGTGATGCTGCACTACCCAAACTACTACAGCGACGTTGGAAAGACGATCCAACAAGTCCTGTGAGAGAATCTGGCCAAATGGAGTTTGAGGGTGGCATCTGGTCAAACTGTGGTGACCCTCCGAAACCTTCATCGTTGTCATACATACTGAAACCATTAGTGAAGCCAGTGTTCATTGTAAGAGGTGCAAAATCTGAAATCTTTGAGACTGGTGGGAAATTGAATACTGAAGATTGTGACATAAGCTTACTTCCATTGAGAGTGTTTTGATAGTCGGTGAAGGAATTGAATCCATTCATGGATTTGAATGCTAGAAAATTGTTGCCATTCATTTCCTGAAAACCAGAGTCTATTCCATTGTTGTGGAAGTCATCTTCTTGGCCCTCGATCTGACCTCCAGTACGGATTGCTATGTGACTTTCTATTTCAATCTTGGCCTTATCTACATTCTCTGCAAGACCAGTAACCTCGAAAACAGGTTCTTTGTCTCGACTAGGTGTGACAATATATGTGTGGGTCTGCTGCTGAATTCTTTTAATTGTAGCACCTTTTGGTCCAACTACAAGACCAACCACTTTGTAAGGAACTCTGACCTGAATGGTCACCTGTCCTGGAGCGCTGGGACTAGGGGGTCCATTGCTGGAAACACTACTATTCCTCCGAGATGCTCTAATCTGGCTGAAGTGCTCAGCTGCTGACAGAATCTCCCTTTTGGCCAGGTTGACATCTTCTTTTCTCCCAGTGACAACAAATACTGGTTCCTCTCCACGGACTGGTGTCTTAATGTAGGTGTTTGTCTTGGCCCTTAATGCTTTAATCTTGCAACCTGAAaagtataatattaaataaatcaaaaccCCAACACAGTAATTTCTTTTAGAACTAACTGTAAACAATgtataaaacttaataaaatttcATGGGCAGGTAGCAGATATTGAACAATTACAGAAGTGATTAATTCATCTACAATACTTTCCAACAAATTTTGAGGGATTTTTAAGAAAAACTGACATTGTGACCCACTCAATGTGGCCAGTATGTATATGGAAAGCCCTCTTAAAAAACGTGTCTCTGGGTCAACATTGAAAATATCAGTGACTTCCTACAATGCATGTACACATCCTATTTTCGGATTTTAAGTGACGGAAAAATTAAAGCTGCAgacctacatgtattttatgCATTTTCAAGACATAAACTTACAATCGGGTTTGGAATAAAATAATATCCCAGTGagttttcaaaaaagaaagtaaaaaggTTAATCCCATTTCTTAGAAAAAGTAATGTCTCTTTTAGgataaaattgattgattgttggtattgaTCACCACTTTCACACCTCATGGCTATATAATGTGAGTCAGTTTTCATTTTTGCAAggaatgacccccccccccccaaaaaaaaagataacatttcAGCCAATCATTGCCTATAATATCTAACCTCAAAGTCATTTGGCATGTTtctgttggaaagatgtctcattggcaatcatgccatatctttttatttctatattagaccttttatttttttaatttctgatagTGAATAATAGATTTATCAAGAGTTTATAAATTCATTCAAAACTTGGTGCAATTATGTATGGAGCGGGATTATAGGTGTATGGGATTGAAATTCAAAAATGAACATATAAATGCAAACTGTGACAAAGGTTCAACCATTTTTACCTCACCTGAAATATCTGATATGCTTAAGATTTTGAAATACAATTGGATAAGT
The window above is part of the Mytilus galloprovincialis chromosome 4, xbMytGall1.hap1.1, whole genome shotgun sequence genome. Proteins encoded here:
- the LOC143073076 gene encoding RNA-binding protein MEX3B-like isoform X2, which codes for MICKASDFTRNSRMFVVKINQNSRSEHDNFVKCCKIKALRAKTNTYIKTPVRGEEPVFVVTGRKEDVNLAKREILSAAEHFSQIRASRRNSSVSSNGPPSPSAPGQVTIQVRVPYKVVGLVVGPKGATIKRIQQQTHTYIVTPSRDKEPVFEVTGLAENVDKAKIEIESHIAIRTGGQIEGQEDDFHNNGIDSGFQEMNGNNFLAFKSMNGFNSFTDYQNTLNGSKLMSQSSVFNFPPVSKISDFAPLTMNTGFTNGFSMYDNDEGFGGSPQFDQMPPSNSIWPDSLTGLVGSSFQRRCSSLGSAASQHSLSPPLTDSNSQSSGQNSPPVADLVRHMNGDFIPSSTTTVSTAFGNITTTASYAPSSCDQDMMSSDSISASIINSVVDSPKMIGGISCPVKVPTLNGRQCLMCSESNIVAALVPCGHNLFCMECASLIVEKPVMDRLCPVCLQTPTQAIRILS
- the LOC143073076 gene encoding RNA-binding protein MEX3B-like isoform X1 encodes the protein MPANLFTETLPVNTNLEEQRALHLAFELSMLGLDEDNNSSNMNDLSESAAELLKKNNGANTTECVPVPSSEHVAEIVGRQGCKIKALRAKTNTYIKTPVRGEEPVFVVTGRKEDVNLAKREILSAAEHFSQIRASRRNSSVSSNGPPSPSAPGQVTIQVRVPYKVVGLVVGPKGATIKRIQQQTHTYIVTPSRDKEPVFEVTGLAENVDKAKIEIESHIAIRTGGQIEGQEDDFHNNGIDSGFQEMNGNNFLAFKSMNGFNSFTDYQNTLNGSKLMSQSSVFNFPPVSKISDFAPLTMNTGFTNGFSMYDNDEGFGGSPQFDQMPPSNSIWPDSLTGLVGSSFQRRCSSLGSAASQHSLSPPLTDSNSQSSGQNSPPVADLVRHMNGDFIPSSTTTVSTAFGNITTTASYAPSSCDQDMMSSDSISASIINSVVDSPKMIGGISCPVKVPTLNGRQCLMCSESNIVAALVPCGHNLFCMECASLIVEKPVMDRLCPVCLQTPTQAIRILS